Genomic DNA from Nitrospirota bacterium:
TCTGGACAAGCTCGCCCGATCAGCCGATTTCATCGAAGAGAAGCTCAAAAGTTCGGGATGCGAAACCGTCCGTCAAGCCTTCACCTTCAGGGACAATACCTACCACAATATTATCACCGAGATCCGGGGTAGCGAGCCAGACTGCCAGGGACTCCTTGTGGTCGGTGCTCACTACGACTCCTGTGAGGGAACACCAGGAGCGGACGACAATGCAAGCGCAGTAGCTGCACTGCTCGAAATTGCACGCCTGACAAGGGAAAGGCCTCTCAGGAGAACTGTGCGTTACGTTGCCTACTGCCTCGAAGAACCGCCTGCATATATGACACACCATATGGGCAGTTATGTCCATGCAGAGAGCCTTCATGATGAAGGGACAATGGTCTTTGGCATGATCTCGCTTGAGATGCTGGGTTATTTCAGTGAAGACAAAGGGTCGCAATACTACCCGTCGTCGCTGTTTAAGCCCTTCTACCCTGACATTGGTAATTTCATCGCCTTTGTCGGCAACTTCTCTTCGCGGATCTTCTCAAACAGCTTCAAGGCCGCCTTCACCTCTGTTTCGTCATTCCCGGTCGAATCCCTCAACGGTTTCTCGATTATTCCAGGCGTGGACTTCTCTGACCACAGGAATTACTGGAAATTCGGTGTTCCTGCCTTTATGATCACGGACACTTCATTCTATCGCAACCCGAATTACCACGATTCCGGCGATCTGCCGGATACGCTGGACTACGACCGGCTTGCCCTTCTCACCAGAGATCTCTACGAAGCATTGCAAATCGTATAGCACTGAAACAGATCGATGAATATCGGATTCCGTTCAATCTTTGCGTAATATGCAAAACGCTTATCCATGGTCAAGCATCTCCCTCATTTTTCGGAGCAGCTCAGATGGCTTGACCGGTTTCATGATGAGTTCCTCTCCCTCATCAAGTTCCCCGCGCGCCTGAATGATGTCAGCGGTATAGCCGCTGGTAAAGAGAATTTTTGCCTTCGGATGCATTTGTCTGATCTGCCTGGCAGCATCCCTGCCGTTCAGCTTTGGCATAACAATGTCCATAAGGACAAGCTGGATCCTGTCACGATGTTCTTTATACCTTTCGACGGCATCCTGCCCGTCTTCAGCCACAATTATGTCGTAGTCAAATTTGCTGAGTGCGTCCAGCACAACTCCACGCACATCCTCATCATCTTCCGCCACCAGAATTGTTCCACCGCCTGTTACGTGAAAGTCCGGAGATGTAATACCCTCATACTTGACCTCAGAATCAGAGATGGGAATATATACCCTGAACACAGTCCCGTCTCCCGGCGCGCTCATAACATCGATATAGCCATTGTGCTGCTTAACAATCCCATAGACAATAGCAAGCCCGAGACCTGTCCCTTTCCCGATTTCCTTGGTAGTAAAATAGGGTTCGAATATTTTTTGTCTCGTTTTCTCATCCATCCCCTCGCCAGTGTCAGAAACCGTAAGCACGGCATAGTGGCCAGGCGTACCATAGCCATGGGTTTCTATAAATGCG
This window encodes:
- a CDS encoding M28 family peptidase, with the translated sequence MATVSLLAGEIGQRSWKDLDKLARSADFIEEKLKSSGCETVRQAFTFRDNTYHNIITEIRGSEPDCQGLLVVGAHYDSCEGTPGADDNASAVAALLEIARLTRERPLRRTVRYVAYCLEEPPAYMTHHMGSYVHAESLHDEGTMVFGMISLEMLGYFSEDKGSQYYPSSLFKPFYPDIGNFIAFVGNFSSRIFSNSFKAAFTSVSSFPVESLNGFSIIPGVDFSDHRNYWKFGVPAFMITDTSFYRNPNYHDSGDLPDTLDYDRLALLTRDLYEALQIV